Part of the Deinococcus arcticus genome is shown below.
TGGGCGCTGCTGCTGACCTTTGCCTACTACGCCACCTACAGCGTGTTCCGCGTGATGGGCGAGAACGGCGCGGTACCCGGCGCCGTGGCGGCCTACGCGCCGGACGTGATCGCAGTGGTGGCGGGCGCAGGGCTGCTGTGGCTTACCTCGCGCCGCTGAGGGGCGCGCTCGCCGCTTCAGGGACTTCTGCCCCGGCGGGTGGAGTCCAGCGGCTTCCCCAGCGTGCCATCGCCGCAATGATCTCGCCCAGGCTCTGGCCCTGTTCGGTCAGGGCATACTCCACCCGGGGGGGCACCTCGGCGTAGACGGTACGGGTGACCAGTCCCTGCGCTTCGAGCTGGCGCAGCCGCTCGGTCAGGGTTTTGGGCGACACGCGGCCCAGGGTGCGTTTCAGGTCGCTGAAGCGCCGCGTGCCGCCCAGCAGGTCGCGCAGAATCAGGGTGGTCCACTTGCCGCCAATCACCTGCATGGTGCGCTCCACGCCACATTCGGGGCGGCTCACCATCGCCTGACCGTATTTCATGCCCGCAGCGTAACTGTTCCCAGAGGGAAGCGTCAGGGTTTCCAAAACCATACTGGCTTTTCTTTGTGCTCCTGCTTCCGCTCGGGGGGCTTTGTTTTCTAGCCTGGGCCCATGACCCCCACTGCTGTTTGCCGAGGCCCCCTATGAAGCTGGCCCTGCTGGGCGCGACTGGCCGCACCGGCCGCCTGCTGCTGGATCAGGCGCTGGCCCGGGGCCACGAGGTGCAGGCCCTGGCCCGCCGCCCCGAAGTGCTGAGCACCCGCCCTGGCCTAAGCGTGGTGGCCGGTCGCCTGCAGGACGAGGCCGCCGTGCAGGCCGCGCTGCGCGGCGCCGACGCCGTGTTGAGTGCCCTGGGACCGGTCAAGGGCGACGCAGCCGGCGTGATGACCCAGGCCGCCCAGGTGCTGGTGCGCCGGATGCCAGAGGCCGGTGTGCGCCGGGTGGTCACGCTGACCGGGGCCGGGGTGCCGTTCCCCGGGGACGTGCCGGGCCCGGTGGACCACCTCTTCCGCACGCTGCTGAAGGTGCTGCAGGGTGACGTGCTGCGTGACGCGGCGGAACACGTGCGCCTGCTGAGCACCTCGGACCTGGACTGGACCGTGGTGCGCGCGCCCATGCTGACCGACGGGCCGGCGGGGCCGGTGCGCTCCGGGCCGGTGGGCCGTACCGGCCCCCGCGTGCCGCGCGCCAGTGTGGCCGCCTTCATGCTGGACGCCGCCGAGCAGGGCACCCTGTTGCGTCAGGCCCCCGCCGTCAGTGCGTAGCCCAGCGGCAGGGCGGAGGCCGTGAGGGCTGCCCGGCTGCGCCACTTCGGCGGCCCCGAGGTGCTGCGCGTGGAAGAGGTGCCCTGGCCCGCGCCCGGGGGCGACGAGGTGCTGGTGCGCGTGGCGGCCAGCAGTGTGAACGCCACCGATCTGGCGCTGCGGGCCGGTGGCCTGGGGCCCCTGGCGGCCCGGCAGTTGCCCCTGACCGTGGGCTTTGACGTGTGCGGCGAGGTGGTGGCCTGCGGCCCGCGCGTGACCGCCTTCCGGCCCGGCGAGCGGGTGTACGCCCTGCTGGGCCTGCGAGCGGGTGGCAGCGCCGAGTACGTGACGGTGCGCCAGGGCCGCGCGGCGCTGGCCCCCCGGATGGTGCCGGCGGTGCAGGCGGCGGCGGTGCCCCTGGCAGCCCTGACCGCCCTGCAGGCCCTGCGCGCCCAGGGGGGGCTGCAGCCGCGC
Proteins encoded:
- a CDS encoding NAD(P)-dependent oxidoreductase — protein: MKLALLGATGRTGRLLLDQALARGHEVQALARRPEVLSTRPGLSVVAGRLQDEAAVQAALRGADAVLSALGPVKGDAAGVMTQAAQVLVRRMPEAGVRRVVTLTGAGVPFPGDVPGPVDHLFRTLLKVLQGDVLRDAAEHVRLLSTSDLDWTVVRAPMLTDGPAGPVRSGPVGRTGPRVPRASVAAFMLDAAEQGTLLRQAPAVSA
- a CDS encoding winged helix-turn-helix transcriptional regulator is translated as MKYGQAMVSRPECGVERTMQVIGGKWTTLILRDLLGGTRRFSDLKRTLGRVSPKTLTERLRQLEAQGLVTRTVYAEVPPRVEYALTEQGQSLGEIIAAMARWGSRWTPPAGAEVPEAASAPLSGAR